The DNA region CCCGCGCCCGCCACACTCCGGCAATGACGAACTGCGCGAAGAGTGCGCCGCACCCATCGAGCACTACGTCCGTCGCGGTTCCAGTGCGTGAAGGGACGAAATGCTGCAAGGTTTCGTCGCCAACAGCGGTTGCGATGGCGAAAGCGAGTCCCCACAGCGCCCAGCGCAGCTGCCACGCGCGCGAGCGCTCGCGGAGCTCCCAGTAGCGTGCGGCGCGAAACCACAGCCAGCTCAGCATGGCGTAATTGAAAAAATGTGCGCCCTTACGCAGCAGGGTGTGAGTGACGTCGAACCAGTGAGAGGGAGCGTTCGGGAAAAAAGTTTGGAAGAACCAGGCGAGGAACGTGCCGGTGTGCCGCGCCGAGAACAGATCACCGGCGGCAGCAATATTAAACAGCGTCCACGCCACCGCCGGGCCCAAAGCCCGGAGGGCGACGCGTAGATCGAAGATGCCACTGCGATCGCCGGTGTGGTTGGTCACCGTTACTCGACGCGGTAGTTCGGGGCTTCGCGCGTGATGACGACGTCGTGCACGTGGCTCTCGCGCAGGCCCGCACCAGAGATGCGGATGAAGCGCGCTTTTTCTTTTAGCTCCGCGATCGTCTGCGTGCCGCAGTAGCCCATGCCGGAGCGCAAGCCACCGACCAGCTGATAGATCATTGAGGCCAACGGACCGCGGTAGGGCACTCGGCCCTCGATGCCTTCCGGGACGAACTTCTGCAGGCGATTCGTCCGCATGTCGCCATCTTCGTCGCCGGCGAGCGCGGCAGAAGATTCGCCATCAAGATTCTGTGAGTAGCGCTCGTGGGACCCGGAAGCCATCGCGGAGAGCGACCCCATGCCGCGATACGACTTGAACTGCCGCCCCTGATAAAGGATGGTCTCGCCCGGGCTCTCGTCCGTTCCGGCGAAGAGCGACCCGATCATCACCACGCTGGCGCCCGCGGCCAGCGCCTTGGTCACGTCGCCCGAGTACTTGATGCCGCCATCGGCGATCACCGGGATGTTCGCGTCTTTGGTGGCGCGCGCCGCTTCCGCGATGGCGGTGATCTGCGGCACGCCCGCGCCCGTCACAATGCGCGTGGTGCAGATCGACCCGGGACCGATGCCGACCTTGATCGCATCCGCCCCTGCCTTCGCCAACTCGCACGCGCCGTCAAAGGTGCCCACGTTGCCGGCGAGCAAGTCGATCTCCGGCAGCTTCGCCTTGATGGCTTTGATGGCCTCGATAACGCGGGTGGAATGTCCGTGCGCCGAATCGATGGCCAGCGCGTCGACCTTCGCCTTGGCCAGCTCCTGCGCGCGCTCCAGGAAGTCGCCGGTCGCGCCGATGGCCGCGCCGCAGCGCAGCCGTCCGTGCGCATCCTTGGCCGCGCTCGGATACTTCATCTTCTTCTGGATGTCTTTTACCGTGATCAGTCCCTTGAGCTGGAACTTGTCGTCCACGACGAGCAGCTTCTCCACGCGATGCTTGTGCAGGATCTCTTCCGCATCGTCGAGCGTGGTCCCTACGGGCACGGTGATCAGATTGTCTTTGGTCATCACCTTCGAGATGGGCACATCGGTACGGCTGACAAACCGCAGGTCGCGGTTGGTGAGGATGCCGACCAGCTTCTTCGCCTTGGTGATGGGCACGCCCGAGATGCGATAACGGCGCATCACTTCGAGCGCTTCCGAGACTTTATCGTCGGGCGACATGGTGATCGGGTCCACGATCATGCCGCTCTCCGAGCGCTTCACCTTGTCCACTTCACCAGCCTGCTGCTCGATGGTGAGGTTGCGATGGACGATCCCCAATCCGCCCTGCTGCGCGATGGCGATGGCCAGGCGCGACTCGGTCACGGTGTCCATGGCCGCGCTGATGATGGGGATATTCAGCGTGATGTTGCGCGAGAGCCGCGTCTGCGTGTTGACCTGCGCCGGAACAACGTCCGAGCGCGCAGGCAGCAGCAACACGTCATCAAAGGTGAGGGCTTCGGGAACAGGAAAGTGAATCATGTTTCATTGTAACGGAGCGTCGGCGGTTTCGGCTAGGCGCTAGCTGGTCGAGCACCCAAGCGGGATACTGGTCGCCCAGGTCTTTCCTCTTTCGGGCGCGTGCTTCGGCCGCTTGCTTGCCGTTCTCCGCTCCCCACAATGCTTTCCAGGCCGCGCGATAGAGCGCGTTCTCCTCCGGACGCGCCAACAGCGGGTCGGACATCGGCTCTAGGTACCCGCCGCAGGGCAGGGCATCGTACTCCTCGTCCTTTTCCCCGGCGGCGAGGAGGCGAGGGACGTGCGTGTGATCATCGACAGCGCGCACCTT from Acidobacteriota bacterium includes:
- a CDS encoding VanZ family protein translates to MTNHTGDRSGIFDLRVALRALGPAVAWTLFNIAAAGDLFSARHTGTFLAWFFQTFFPNAPSHWFDVTHTLLRKGAHFFNYAMLSWLWFRAARYWELRERSRAWQLRWALWGLAFAIATAVGDETLQHFVPSRTGTATDVVLDGCGALFAQFVIAGVWRARERAARSQARSRTTA
- the guaB gene encoding IMP dehydrogenase; translated protein: MIHFPVPEALTFDDVLLLPARSDVVPAQVNTQTRLSRNITLNIPIISAAMDTVTESRLAIAIAQQGGLGIVHRNLTIEQQAGEVDKVKRSESGMIVDPITMSPDDKVSEALEVMRRYRISGVPITKAKKLVGILTNRDLRFVSRTDVPISKVMTKDNLITVPVGTTLDDAEEILHKHRVEKLLVVDDKFQLKGLITVKDIQKKMKYPSAAKDAHGRLRCGAAIGATGDFLERAQELAKAKVDALAIDSAHGHSTRVIEAIKAIKAKLPEIDLLAGNVGTFDGACELAKAGADAIKVGIGPGSICTTRIVTGAGVPQITAIAEAARATKDANIPVIADGGIKYSGDVTKALAAGASVVMIGSLFAGTDESPGETILYQGRQFKSYRGMGSLSAMASGSHERYSQNLDGESSAALAGDEDGDMRTNRLQKFVPEGIEGRVPYRGPLASMIYQLVGGLRSGMGYCGTQTIAELKEKARFIRISGAGLRESHVHDVVITREAPNYRVE